GATGCCGTCTTGATTGCTTCGGGAACCGCTACTCTGGAGGCCATGCTGTTCAAACGGCCGATGGTGGTGGCATACCGGATGGCCGGATTGACCTTCAAAATTCTCAGTCGGCTGGTCAAGGTTGAGTATGTGGCCTTGCCCAATCTTCTCGCCGGGCGAGAAGTGGCACCCGAGTTTCTCCAGGATGCGGCTACACCCGAAGCGATGGGGGCTGCGTTACTGGAACGCCTGCAAGCCACTGACACCCGGGAGCAGGTAATGGCCGATTACCTTCGTTTGCACCAAATGCTGCGGCGTGATGCTGATCAGGCGGCGGCTGATGCCGTAACTGAACTCTTGATTGCCCGGGGGCGGGCATGAACCAGTTGGCAATGGAGTGGAGTTTGGCGGCAACGGATGATGAGCGGGTGGCTGGAGTGGATGAAGTGGGGCGCGGCCCCCTCTGTGGTGCGGTAGTTACCGCTGCGGTCATTCTCGATCCGCAAAGGCCGGTTGCAGGCTTGCAGGATTCGAAGAAACTCACGGAAAAGCGTCGTGAGGCTCTGTTTCCCCTGATTCAACAAAATGCCTTGGCCTGGTGTATTGCCCGTGCAGAGGTAGAAGAAATCGATCAGTTGAACATCCTTCACGCGACCATGCTGGCAATGCAGCGGGCTGTTGCAGGTTTGTCGGTTCGCCCGGATCGGGTACTGATAGATGGCAACCGTTGCCCCCCATTGCCGATGCCCGCAGAGGCGGTTATCAAGGGTGATAGCCGGGTTCCGGCGATTGCAGCAGCCTCTATTCTGGCCAAGGTGGCGCGGGATCGGGAGATGCAGATTCTGGATCGGGAGTACCCCGGTTACGGTATCGCCGGGCACAAGGGCTATCCTACGCCGGTGCACTTGCAGGCCCTGGAAATATTGGGTCCGACACCGATCCATCGGCGCTCATTCGGGCCGGTGCGCCGCTTGCTCGGCATTTGAGTCCAATGCCGGCAGCGCGCCCGGCTGGTGTCAAATTGTGAGCGGCATGGGTACAATCGATAGCCTTGATTCATCCGAAGACAGGAATCCCATGTCCGCTACTTTTGTCCATCTGCGCGTCCACAGCGAATACTCCCTGGTTGATGGGCTGGTCAAGGTAAAACCCTTGATCAAGGCGGTAGCAGAGGCAGGAATGCCGGCGGTAGCAGTGACCGACCAGGGCAATATGTGCAGCCTGGTCAAATTCTATCGTGGTGCCATGGGCGCCGGCCTGAAGCCGATTTCCGGTGTCGATGTCTGGCTGCGTGGGCTGGAGGATGACAGCCAGCTGACGCGCATGACCCTGCTGTCGATGAATGACCGTGGTTATCGCAACCTGACCGAGCTGATTTCCCGTGGTTTTACCGAAGGCCAGCGCAACGGCCTGGCCACCTTGCAGCGGGAATGGATTGCGGATGCCTCTGAGGGACTGATTGCCTTGTCCGGAGCCAAGGAGGGGGAAATCGGTCTGGCTTTGCTGTCGTCCAACCCGCAATTGGCCGATGAATTGCTGGCCTGGTGGATGCAGGCTTTTCCTGATCGCTTCTATCTTGAGTTGCAACGCACAGCCCGGCCCAACGATGAAGAGCATGTGCATGCTGCCGTTGCCCTTGCCGCGCGAACGGGTTGCCCGGTGGTGGCGACCAATGATGTACGTTTCCTCAAGCGAGAGGATTACGAAGCCCATGAAACCCGGGTCTGTATTGGTGAGGGGCGAGCGCTGGACGATCCACGTCGGGTTCGTCAGTACAGTGAAGAGCAATACCTGAAGACTCCGGCAGAAATGGCCGAGCTGTTTGCCGACTTGCCGGTAGCGCTGGAAAACAGTGTCGAGATCGCCAGACGCTGCAATATCAATGTACAGCTGGGTACCTATTTCCTGCCTGATTTCCCGATTCCCGAGGGCATGACCCTGGAGGAGTTCTTCAAGAAGGTCTCTTTCGAGGGCCTGGAAGAGCGCCTCAAGGTCGTGTTGCCGGCGGATACCCCGGATTACGAACAGAAGCGTCAGGTGTATGTCGACCGGCTCAATTTCGAGCTCGATATCATCAACCAGATGGGCTTTCCCGGCTACTTCCTGATCGTTATGGACTTTATCAAGTGGGCCAAGCAGAACGGCGTACCCGTCGGGCCGGGCCGGGGCTCCGGGGCCGGTTCGCTGGTCGCCTATTCGCTGCTGATTACCGACCTTGATCCGTTGCAGTACGACCTGCTGTTCGAGCGCTTCCTCAATCCGGAACGGGTATCGATGCCCGACTTTGATGTCGACTTCTGCATGGAAGGCCGTGACCGGGTGATCGACTATGTGGCTGAGACTTACGGCCGTAATGCGGTGTCCCAGATCATTACCTTCGGCACCATGGCGGCCAAGGCGGTTGTCCGTGATGTGGCACGGGTGCAGGGCAAGTCCTACGGGCTGGCGGACAAGCTGTCGAAGATGATCCCGTTCGAAGTCGGCATGACCCTGGCCAAGGCCTTCGAACAGGAAGAGCCGCTGCGTGAATTCCTCGCGGCTGACGAGGAGGCGCAGGAAATCTGGGACATGGCGCTGAAACTGGAAGGCATTACCCGTAATGTTGGCAAGCATGCCGGCGGGGTGGTGATTGCGCCGACCAAGCTGACTGACTTCGCGCCGCTGTATTGTGACGAGTCGGGCGGCGGCCTGGTGACCCAGTTTGACAAGGATGATGTCGAGTCCGCAGGCCTGGTCAAGTTTGACTTCCTCGGGCTGCGTACCCTGACCATTATCAAGTGGGCGCTGGAGACCATCAACCGGACGCGGGCCGAGCAGGATGAAGCACCGCTGAATATCGACTTCATTCCGCTGGATGATGCGCCGACCTATCGCATGCTGCAGAAAGCGGAAACCACTGCCGTTTTCCAGCTGGAATCGCGCGGCATGAAGGAGCTGATCAAGAAGCTCAAGCCGGATTGTCTGGAAGATCTGATCGCACTGGTCGCGCTGTTTCGTCCGGGCCCGTTGCAGTCAGGCATGGTCGATGACTTTATCAATCGCAAACATGGTCGTGAAGTCGTTTCCTACCCACACCCTAACTATCAGTACGACGGGCTCAAGCCTGTACTGGCGCCGACTTACGGCATCATCCTGTATCAGGAACAGGTGATGCAGATTGCTCAGGTCATGGCCGGTTACACCCTGGGTGGTGCCGACATGCTGCGCCGCGCCATGGGCAAGAAAAAGCCCGAGGAAATGGCCAAGCAACGGGCGGTTTTCCTGGATGGCTGTGAGAATAATGGAATTGACGCTGAGCTGGCAGGTAATATCTTTGATCTGGTGGAAAAGTTTGCCGGTTACGGGTTCAACAAGTCGCACTCGGCGGCCTATG
This sequence is a window from Halopseudomonas salegens. Protein-coding genes within it:
- the rnhB gene encoding ribonuclease HII encodes the protein MNQLAMEWSLAATDDERVAGVDEVGRGPLCGAVVTAAVILDPQRPVAGLQDSKKLTEKRREALFPLIQQNALAWCIARAEVEEIDQLNILHATMLAMQRAVAGLSVRPDRVLIDGNRCPPLPMPAEAVIKGDSRVPAIAAASILAKVARDREMQILDREYPGYGIAGHKGYPTPVHLQALEILGPTPIHRRSFGPVRRLLGI
- the dnaE gene encoding DNA polymerase III subunit alpha — its product is MSATFVHLRVHSEYSLVDGLVKVKPLIKAVAEAGMPAVAVTDQGNMCSLVKFYRGAMGAGLKPISGVDVWLRGLEDDSQLTRMTLLSMNDRGYRNLTELISRGFTEGQRNGLATLQREWIADASEGLIALSGAKEGEIGLALLSSNPQLADELLAWWMQAFPDRFYLELQRTARPNDEEHVHAAVALAARTGCPVVATNDVRFLKREDYEAHETRVCIGEGRALDDPRRVRQYSEEQYLKTPAEMAELFADLPVALENSVEIARRCNINVQLGTYFLPDFPIPEGMTLEEFFKKVSFEGLEERLKVVLPADTPDYEQKRQVYVDRLNFELDIINQMGFPGYFLIVMDFIKWAKQNGVPVGPGRGSGAGSLVAYSLLITDLDPLQYDLLFERFLNPERVSMPDFDVDFCMEGRDRVIDYVAETYGRNAVSQIITFGTMAAKAVVRDVARVQGKSYGLADKLSKMIPFEVGMTLAKAFEQEEPLREFLAADEEAQEIWDMALKLEGITRNVGKHAGGVVIAPTKLTDFAPLYCDESGGGLVTQFDKDDVESAGLVKFDFLGLRTLTIIKWALETINRTRAEQDEAPLNIDFIPLDDAPTYRMLQKAETTAVFQLESRGMKELIKKLKPDCLEDLIALVALFRPGPLQSGMVDDFINRKHGREVVSYPHPNYQYDGLKPVLAPTYGIILYQEQVMQIAQVMAGYTLGGADMLRRAMGKKKPEEMAKQRAVFLDGCENNGIDAELAGNIFDLVEKFAGYGFNKSHSAAYGLVSYQTAWLKAHYPAPFMAAVLSADMHNTDKVVTLIEECRSMKLRIKAPNVNVSEYKFTVDEAGDVVYGLGAIKGVGEGPVETIVETRQAGGPYENLFDFCARVDLKRINKRVMEALIRSGALDSLGPFFATEQDAYLEQIDRNRATLMAAMEEAMASAEQTAKSADSGHDDLFGDLLGPSTERDVYESYRKVREWNFKDRLRGEKDTLGLYLTGHPIDEYEQEVRRFARQRILDLKPSRDSQTIAGLVFDLRVMKNKRGDKVGFVTLDDRSARIEASLFAEAFQAAQALLQKDALLVVEGEVAVDDFSGGLRMRAKRVMSLEEARSSLLDSVRIKLDSVRHGPDCLQHMAGLLKQYQGNCAVSIDLQHPDATAELRLGDEWRVEPADELVQHLRDQLGKDCVSLQYR